A stretch of the Tautonia marina genome encodes the following:
- a CDS encoding DUF485 domain-containing protein, producing MPPIHDRSTAGTRGGPPAHDVDEPPALTIAYAKVGLWLFVIYLALYAAFVGVNAFAPDVMAKRPTGGLNLAVSTGLGLIVAAIILSLVYMAICKRVADRHWAASGTRPGGDGDQERGAGR from the coding sequence GTGCCTCCGATTCACGACCGATCGACCGCCGGCACGCGTGGCGGTCCTCCCGCGCATGATGTTGACGAGCCGCCGGCCCTGACGATCGCCTACGCGAAGGTCGGCCTCTGGCTCTTTGTCATCTACCTGGCCCTCTATGCGGCATTCGTGGGAGTCAATGCGTTCGCTCCCGACGTGATGGCGAAACGGCCCACCGGGGGCCTGAATCTGGCGGTTTCAACCGGCCTGGGCCTGATCGTTGCGGCGATTATCCTGTCTCTGGTCTATATGGCGATCTGTAAGCGCGTTGCCGACCGGCACTGGGCCGCCTCGGGAACGCGGCCGGGGGGTGACGGGGATCAGGAGCGAGGGGCCGGGCGATGA
- a CDS encoding sodium/solute symporter: MIYEPSTIAVAVFAAFVGTVLGLSFYLGRKAREPGGYFAAHGQIHWFVNGIAFAGDYLSAASFLGICGMIAFAGYDGFLYSIGYLAGWVVALFVVAEPLKRLGKFTFADALNSQFDSRGITLAAAASTLVVSIFYLIPQMVGAGTLVRPLLGLPHEAGVITVGAVVVLIVVTAGMVSTSYVQFIKGALLVLFCAVLAVFILRRGLTTEPEVPDGRFQPFETTTVDDLGDDPGLRILPETESWRDEPFVRAEDRDTGIVTVWHRLDPDGDQLARGQTLTVLPDGTRLANGLPQGKGEGQGDLKAVGQVIRLPDDQTETGQLGPIEFLTTVQDSTIAAWTNRIIREADGTVTTVYYPVPTEGNDLMVPGGSSTFKGIRSGRLVDKLDFISLMLALFGGTASLPHILIRYYTVKDQKAARRSTVVGIAAIGAFYVLTLYLGLGAMTGGVLDPTNSNMAAPLLARSFGELPFAVISAVAFTTVLGTVSGLIMAASGAIAHDLIENVLRWPMSDLRKVRIAKGSAVVIGVVAMALGIAFEKLNVSFLVGWAFNVAASANLPALVMLLFWRKTTKWGITAAIFVGMITSLTWILLSAQAYRDVYGLPAEQSIIPFSQPGLVTIPLGFLVLVVVSLMTQPKQRPE, encoded by the coding sequence ATGATTTACGAACCCTCGACGATCGCCGTGGCGGTCTTCGCCGCCTTTGTCGGCACGGTCCTCGGCCTGAGCTTCTACCTGGGTCGGAAAGCTCGGGAGCCCGGCGGTTACTTCGCGGCGCACGGGCAAATTCACTGGTTTGTGAATGGAATCGCCTTCGCGGGCGATTACCTGTCGGCCGCGTCGTTCCTGGGCATCTGCGGGATGATCGCGTTCGCCGGGTACGACGGGTTCCTCTACTCAATCGGCTACCTGGCCGGCTGGGTGGTTGCGCTGTTCGTGGTGGCCGAACCGCTGAAACGACTCGGTAAATTTACGTTTGCCGATGCCTTGAATAGCCAGTTCGATTCGAGAGGAATCACCCTGGCGGCGGCGGCCAGTACGCTGGTGGTGAGCATCTTCTACCTGATTCCCCAGATGGTCGGCGCGGGGACGCTCGTCCGGCCGTTGCTTGGCCTGCCACACGAGGCCGGGGTGATCACGGTAGGTGCGGTGGTGGTCCTCATCGTGGTGACGGCGGGCATGGTGTCCACCTCGTATGTGCAATTCATCAAGGGGGCCTTGCTGGTCCTGTTCTGCGCGGTGCTGGCCGTGTTCATTCTCCGTCGCGGTCTGACGACCGAGCCGGAGGTGCCCGACGGGCGGTTCCAACCGTTCGAGACCACGACCGTCGATGACCTGGGCGACGATCCAGGCCTCCGCATCCTTCCCGAAACCGAGAGCTGGCGCGACGAGCCGTTCGTCAGGGCCGAGGACCGAGACACCGGGATCGTCACCGTCTGGCATCGCCTTGACCCGGACGGGGATCAACTGGCCCGAGGGCAGACGCTCACCGTCTTGCCCGATGGAACCCGGCTGGCCAACGGCTTGCCCCAGGGCAAAGGGGAAGGGCAGGGGGACTTGAAGGCGGTGGGGCAGGTCATTCGCTTACCCGACGATCAAACCGAAACCGGCCAGCTTGGCCCGATCGAGTTCCTCACCACCGTGCAGGACAGCACCATCGCCGCCTGGACCAACCGGATCATCCGAGAGGCCGACGGCACGGTGACGACCGTCTATTATCCCGTGCCGACCGAGGGGAACGACCTGATGGTTCCCGGAGGCAGCTCGACCTTCAAGGGGATTCGGAGCGGTCGGCTGGTCGATAAGCTTGACTTCATTTCGTTGATGCTTGCCCTGTTCGGCGGGACAGCGTCGTTGCCTCACATCTTGATCCGTTACTACACGGTAAAGGACCAGAAGGCGGCGCGGCGGAGCACGGTCGTCGGCATTGCGGCGATCGGCGCGTTTTATGTGTTGACGCTTTACCTCGGCCTCGGTGCGATGACCGGCGGGGTCCTCGACCCGACGAACTCGAACATGGCCGCGCCCCTCCTGGCCCGGAGCTTCGGCGAGCTGCCGTTCGCGGTCATCTCAGCCGTGGCGTTTACGACCGTGCTGGGGACGGTGTCGGGCCTCATCATGGCTGCCAGCGGGGCGATCGCGCACGACCTGATCGAGAACGTCCTGCGCTGGCCGATGAGCGACCTGCGGAAGGTCCGGATCGCCAAGGGGTCTGCCGTGGTGATTGGGGTGGTGGCCATGGCGCTGGGGATCGCCTTTGAGAAGCTCAATGTGAGCTTTCTGGTCGGCTGGGCGTTCAACGTAGCGGCCTCGGCAAACCTGCCGGCCTTGGTGATGCTCCTGTTCTGGCGGAAGACGACCAAGTGGGGCATCACGGCGGCGATCTTTGTGGGCATGATCACGTCGTTGACCTGGATCTTGTTGAGTGCCCAGGCCTATCGAGACGTGTATGGGTTGCCTGCCGAGCAATCGATCATCCCGTTCAGCCAGCCGGGCCTGGTGACGATCCCGCTCGGGTTCCTGGTCCTGGTGGTTGTTTCGCTGATGACCCAGCCGAAGCAACGGCCGGAGTAA
- a CDS encoding right-handed parallel beta-helix repeat-containing protein: MKRYCWMRLALRGGLPGGLALLLVLPATLSAQKRDLDDSDWTPLMKAAQQDDWKAALLLIDQGADRNAKAPRTGMTALMIAAWYESAETLDILLFNQADANLSTQTGVTALMIAAGRGNLAMVDSLIDWGAKVDPVDAEGSNALLMAITAGNPEVVSRLIEAGAEVDDQDPMGISPLMWAASKGNAEVVRVLLDAGADPTLRDDEGNTAADVAWLSGHPDLVAMIRDAPARPDPAIGPPPFRSEPPRDDLPDRLADRTEEAPEGWVVHRSPALQIRMALPAPPELALETLDTQLGPAEDASAFVDQDGMSYSVGRTTYPDEALRLDDDAFFAQFLTDSLFEGRHELVQPADRIRYGPLPGRSVRYRSQSERKTFDTWIEVFRDGSTGYLMAVNARQGKLDDDLARAFFRGVWLLNPGPGIETPDTPEPSRLQQFKDMMVTLVDAEGRGDARTIAEGLQQSEGMILFVMGGVYRESLQIDQPIILIGIGDDPSEVVLELPDDTPLLINSSGVFLGNLTVRRADDVASDDPAPLVEITEGRQILEDCVFDTARSNGLVIRGTADPVLRTSDIHGGPFSGVMLIEDSTATLDRCTIQDHESSGIVAADESRLTLRSSELSENAEVGLLVRDEARVQGELLGLLNNGVDNLRLTDSSLGVFRDCIFSQAGEDGAWLASNSRGTFTACTFSKNGQTGLRIQSATRTVLVDSLIAENEQAGLLIEEQSPALLDRCVIRSNAYAGAELSGSSGATFLDCTITENTQSGVFAHSAALGQLVACRLTSNGGSGVSVESGRVDLVDCELSSNARFGLELASDATVASRGCSFENQPGGDHSLAEGARLLRLVAVADDEAVTHQDDANPAPGAVADPEPEPEP; the protein is encoded by the coding sequence ATGAAACGCTATTGCTGGATGCGGCTGGCTTTGCGTGGTGGACTGCCCGGCGGCCTCGCCTTGCTGCTGGTTCTGCCTGCAACCCTCTCCGCCCAGAAGCGGGATCTCGACGATTCCGACTGGACCCCGCTCATGAAGGCCGCCCAACAGGACGACTGGAAGGCCGCGCTGCTCCTGATCGACCAGGGGGCCGACCGAAACGCCAAGGCCCCCCGGACCGGCATGACCGCCCTGATGATCGCCGCCTGGTACGAGTCGGCGGAAACCCTGGACATCCTCCTGTTCAACCAAGCCGACGCGAACCTCAGCACTCAGACCGGGGTCACGGCCTTGATGATCGCTGCCGGACGCGGCAACCTGGCGATGGTCGACAGCCTGATCGACTGGGGAGCCAAGGTCGATCCGGTCGATGCCGAGGGCTCCAATGCGCTGCTGATGGCCATCACCGCCGGCAACCCCGAGGTCGTCTCCCGCCTGATCGAGGCGGGGGCCGAGGTCGACGACCAGGACCCGATGGGGATTTCTCCCTTGATGTGGGCCGCCTCGAAGGGCAACGCCGAGGTCGTCCGGGTCCTGCTCGACGCCGGTGCCGACCCGACGCTCCGCGACGACGAGGGAAACACCGCGGCCGACGTCGCCTGGCTCAGCGGGCATCCGGACCTGGTGGCGATGATCCGGGACGCTCCGGCCCGACCCGATCCGGCGATCGGCCCTCCCCCCTTCCGCTCCGAGCCCCCGCGCGACGACCTCCCCGACCGCCTGGCCGACCGCACCGAGGAGGCTCCCGAGGGCTGGGTCGTGCATCGATCCCCCGCCTTGCAGATCCGGATGGCCCTGCCCGCTCCTCCCGAGCTGGCCCTTGAGACCCTCGACACCCAGCTCGGCCCGGCCGAAGATGCCTCCGCCTTCGTTGATCAGGACGGGATGAGTTACTCCGTCGGCCGCACCACCTACCCCGACGAGGCCCTGAGGCTCGACGACGACGCCTTCTTCGCCCAGTTCCTGACCGACAGCCTGTTCGAAGGGCGTCACGAGCTCGTCCAGCCGGCCGATCGCATCCGCTACGGCCCTTTGCCCGGCCGATCGGTCCGCTACCGATCGCAGAGCGAACGCAAGACCTTCGACACCTGGATCGAGGTCTTCCGGGACGGCTCGACCGGCTACCTGATGGCCGTCAATGCCCGCCAGGGCAAGCTCGACGACGACCTGGCCCGCGCCTTCTTCCGTGGCGTCTGGCTGCTCAATCCCGGCCCCGGAATCGAGACCCCCGACACCCCCGAGCCATCTCGATTGCAGCAGTTCAAGGACATGATGGTCACCCTCGTCGATGCCGAGGGCCGGGGAGATGCCCGCACCATTGCCGAAGGTCTGCAACAGAGCGAGGGCATGATCCTGTTCGTCATGGGCGGCGTCTACCGAGAGTCGCTCCAGATCGATCAGCCGATCATCCTCATCGGCATCGGCGACGACCCCTCCGAGGTCGTCCTCGAACTGCCCGACGACACCCCGCTGCTCATCAACTCCTCGGGCGTTTTCCTGGGCAACCTGACCGTCCGACGCGCCGACGACGTCGCCAGCGACGACCCGGCTCCCCTGGTCGAGATCACCGAGGGCCGCCAGATTCTTGAGGACTGCGTCTTCGACACCGCTCGATCGAACGGCCTGGTCATCCGGGGGACGGCCGATCCGGTTCTCCGAACCTCGGACATCCACGGCGGCCCGTTCTCCGGGGTCATGCTGATCGAGGACAGCACGGCCACCCTCGATCGATGCACGATCCAGGACCACGAATCCTCCGGCATCGTCGCCGCCGATGAGTCCCGGTTGACCCTCCGAAGCTCGGAACTCTCCGAGAACGCCGAGGTCGGATTACTCGTCCGAGACGAGGCCCGTGTTCAGGGGGAACTTCTGGGGCTCCTGAACAACGGTGTCGACAACCTTCGCCTGACCGACTCCAGCCTCGGCGTCTTCCGCGACTGCATCTTCTCGCAGGCTGGCGAGGACGGTGCCTGGCTGGCCTCCAACAGCCGAGGGACCTTCACCGCCTGCACCTTCTCCAAGAACGGCCAGACCGGCCTTCGGATCCAGAGCGCGACCCGCACGGTGCTGGTGGATAGCCTGATCGCGGAGAACGAACAGGCCGGACTACTCATCGAGGAGCAATCTCCCGCGCTACTCGATCGCTGCGTGATCCGATCGAACGCCTATGCCGGGGCCGAGCTGTCCGGCTCCAGCGGTGCGACCTTCCTCGACTGTACGATCACCGAGAACACCCAATCCGGCGTCTTCGCGCACAGCGCCGCCCTGGGGCAGTTGGTCGCGTGCCGCTTGACCTCGAATGGTGGATCGGGCGTCTCGGTCGAGTCGGGCCGGGTCGATCTGGTCGACTGCGAGCTGTCGAGCAACGCCCGCTTCGGCCTTGAACTCGCGTCCGACGCCACCGTCGCCTCGCGGGGGTGCTCCTTCGAAAACCAGCCGGGCGGCGACCATTCGCTTGCTGAAGGGGCTCGCCTGCTCCGGCTCGTCGCCGTTGCCGATGACGAAGCGGTTACCCATCAGGACGACGCCAACCCGGCCCCCGGAGCCGTCGCGGACCCCGAGCCCGAGCCCGAGCCCTGA
- a CDS encoding GspE/PulE family protein: MADNVATGSGPELDDETLARALAEAQVLSAERLLVAQRHAQEQEIALLRAIQELQMVTPEDLERAVAEREARQDDADSLPAVAQPSASPAVDNERTERDLRAELHAIAETAVPSDLIEQVMIRAIKARATDIHLDPQEDRYLIRFRIDGQLHPMVGLDAEIGQAVVRGIKILSDMNLVESRHPQDGALTVMDQGRSYNLRSSTLPTTRGEKVVLRVLEPPDVQFDLNRLGLEPHQAARISNLLARPYGAVLVGGPVGAGKTTTLYSCLHRVSHPNRNVLTIEDPVEYRFSGVNQVEINTQIGLGFAQGLRAILRQDPDVLMIGEIRDEETAGIGIRAALTGVLVFSTIHASDAAGTIASLFNYGIPGYTLSGALQGVVSQRLVRAICPECRVGYTPDATVLKALKLDPEEHRGLTLHRGEGCPSCFHTGYHGRVGIFEVLEVSELIRELILTQTTREVINQVARDEGMKTLREAAISKVIEGVTTVEEMYRVTI; the protein is encoded by the coding sequence ATGGCCGACAACGTGGCGACGGGGTCTGGGCCGGAACTCGACGACGAGACACTCGCCCGGGCGCTTGCGGAGGCTCAGGTTCTGTCGGCCGAGCGGCTTCTGGTCGCCCAGCGGCATGCTCAGGAGCAAGAGATTGCCTTGCTGCGAGCGATCCAGGAACTCCAAATGGTCACGCCCGAGGATCTGGAACGGGCCGTTGCCGAGCGAGAAGCTCGGCAAGACGATGCCGACTCCTTGCCGGCGGTGGCTCAGCCGTCGGCGTCACCCGCCGTTGACAACGAGCGGACCGAGCGTGACCTGAGGGCCGAGCTGCACGCGATCGCCGAGACGGCCGTCCCCTCTGACCTGATCGAGCAGGTCATGATCCGGGCCATCAAGGCCCGAGCGACCGACATTCACCTCGACCCTCAAGAAGATCGCTACCTCATCCGTTTCCGGATCGACGGCCAGTTGCATCCGATGGTCGGGCTCGACGCCGAGATTGGCCAGGCGGTGGTGCGGGGAATCAAGATCCTCTCGGACATGAATCTGGTCGAATCGCGGCACCCGCAGGACGGGGCCTTGACCGTGATGGATCAAGGGAGGTCGTACAACCTCCGGTCCTCGACCCTGCCGACGACCCGAGGGGAGAAGGTCGTGCTTCGGGTCCTCGAACCGCCCGATGTACAGTTCGACCTGAACCGCCTGGGCCTGGAGCCGCATCAGGCGGCCCGGATCTCGAACCTGCTGGCCCGGCCGTACGGGGCCGTGCTCGTTGGCGGGCCGGTCGGGGCGGGGAAGACGACGACCTTGTATAGCTGCCTGCACCGGGTTTCGCACCCGAACCGGAACGTCCTGACGATTGAGGACCCGGTCGAGTATCGCTTTAGTGGGGTCAACCAGGTCGAGATCAACACCCAGATCGGTCTCGGCTTCGCCCAGGGGTTGCGGGCGATCCTCCGCCAGGACCCGGACGTCCTGATGATCGGCGAGATCCGGGATGAGGAGACCGCCGGGATCGGCATTCGGGCGGCCCTGACCGGCGTGCTCGTGTTCAGCACGATCCACGCTTCCGACGCCGCCGGGACGATCGCCTCCCTGTTCAACTACGGGATACCCGGCTACACTCTGTCGGGGGCCTTGCAGGGGGTGGTCAGTCAGCGGCTCGTTCGGGCGATCTGCCCGGAATGCCGGGTGGGCTACACGCCCGACGCGACGGTCTTGAAGGCGCTCAAGCTCGATCCCGAGGAACACCGCGGCCTGACCCTCCATCGGGGCGAAGGCTGCCCAAGCTGCTTCCACACCGGGTATCATGGCCGGGTCGGCATCTTCGAGGTCCTGGAGGTCTCGGAGCTGATCCGGGAGCTGATTCTCACCCAGACGACCCGAGAGGTGATCAACCAGGTCGCCCGGGATGAAGGGATGAAGACCCTCCGCGAGGCCGCCATCTCCAAGGTCATCGAAGGGGTGACGACCGTCGAGGAGATGTACCGGGTGACGATCTGA
- the purB gene encoding adenylosuccinate lyase, with translation MDRHQTYENPLISRYATRPMAELWSSDRKFSTWRRLWVALARAEQGLGLPITDAQIAAMEAKVDQIDFDLARSYEKKLRHDVMAHVHTFGDAVPEAKAIIHLGATSCYVTDNTDAILLRDGLAMVRDRLVGAIDALASFADRWKDEPCLGYTHFQPAQLVTVGKRATLWCQDLLMDLTEVERRIADVRFLGVKGTTGTQASFLDLFDGDHAKVEELDRRVAAAFEFEGSYPVTGQTYPRKLDSLVVSALVALAESAHRFGNDLRLLAHEKELEEPFEANQIGSSAMAYKRNPMRAERMCSIARFLMAQQAAVSQTAATQWLERTLDDSAVRRMTLPQSFLAADALLSLYLNVVPGLIVRPKVVARNVERELPFMATEAVLMAGVRAGGDRQDLHERVRVHSIAAADALKDGAERNDLIDRMKADPAFAAIDLDAALNPRRFIGRCPEQVTAFLASEVAPVRDRYPNLLGQSDEVHV, from the coding sequence ATGGATCGCCATCAGACGTATGAAAATCCCTTGATTTCCCGCTACGCGACACGTCCGATGGCGGAGCTGTGGTCGTCGGATCGGAAGTTCTCGACCTGGCGGCGGCTCTGGGTGGCATTGGCGAGGGCCGAGCAAGGGCTGGGGCTGCCGATCACCGATGCTCAGATCGCCGCGATGGAGGCGAAGGTCGATCAGATCGACTTCGACCTGGCCCGGTCGTACGAGAAGAAGCTCCGCCACGACGTGATGGCCCACGTCCATACCTTCGGTGACGCCGTGCCCGAGGCGAAGGCCATCATTCACCTGGGGGCGACCAGTTGCTACGTCACCGACAACACCGACGCGATCCTCTTGCGGGACGGCCTGGCGATGGTCCGCGACCGGCTGGTCGGGGCGATCGACGCGCTGGCGAGCTTCGCGGACCGCTGGAAGGATGAGCCCTGTTTGGGCTACACCCACTTCCAGCCGGCCCAGCTGGTGACCGTCGGCAAGCGGGCGACCTTGTGGTGCCAGGACCTGTTGATGGACCTGACCGAGGTGGAGCGGCGGATTGCCGACGTCAGGTTCCTGGGGGTGAAGGGGACGACCGGCACGCAGGCCAGCTTCCTCGACCTGTTCGACGGTGATCATGCGAAGGTGGAGGAGCTGGACCGCCGGGTGGCCGCCGCCTTTGAGTTCGAGGGGTCGTATCCGGTCACGGGGCAGACGTACCCGAGGAAGCTGGATTCGCTGGTCGTCTCGGCGCTGGTCGCCCTGGCCGAGAGTGCCCACCGGTTCGGCAACGACCTGCGGCTTTTGGCCCATGAGAAGGAGCTGGAGGAGCCGTTCGAGGCGAACCAGATCGGCTCCTCGGCGATGGCCTACAAGCGGAACCCGATGCGGGCCGAGCGGATGTGCTCGATCGCCCGCTTCCTGATGGCCCAGCAGGCGGCCGTCAGCCAGACCGCCGCAACGCAATGGCTGGAACGGACATTGGACGATTCGGCTGTCCGACGCATGACCCTGCCGCAATCGTTCCTCGCGGCCGATGCCCTGCTGTCGCTCTACCTGAACGTCGTGCCCGGCCTGATCGTCCGGCCGAAGGTGGTGGCCCGGAACGTCGAGCGGGAGCTGCCATTCATGGCGACCGAGGCCGTCTTGATGGCCGGCGTCCGCGCCGGGGGGGACCGGCAGGATCTCCACGAGCGGGTCCGGGTCCACTCGATCGCCGCCGCCGACGCCCTGAAGGACGGGGCCGAGCGGAACGACCTGATCGACCGGATGAAGGCCGACCCCGCCTTCGCCGCGATCGACCTCGACGCCGCCCTGAACCCCCGCCGGTTCATCGGCCGGTGCCCGGAGCAGGTGACCGCCTTCCTGGCCTCGGAGGTGGCCCCCGTCCGCGATCGCTACCCGAACCTGCTGGGGCAGAGCGACGAGGTCCACGTCTGA